Within the Amycolatopsis solani genome, the region CACGTTGCGCCGGGCGGAGCTGGAAGCGTCGCTGGCGGAAGGCGCGGCACGGCTCGCGCAGGTCGAGGCCCGGCTGCGGACGATCGACGCGCCCGACGTCGTGATCAAGCAGCTGCCGGCCATGCGGGTGGTCGAGCTGACCGGGCTCGCGGCGGGGTTCGCGCCGGAGTCGATCGGCCCGGTCGTCCGCCCGCTGTGCGCGGAGCTGGGCCGCCGGCTGTCCACTGCGGACGTCACCCCGGCCGGCCGGCTGACGTGCTACTACGAGCAACGCGCGGAGGACGAGGTCGTGGTCCACGCGGCCCTCCCGGCGTCGATCGGCCCGGGCGACCTGAACGGCCTGGCGGTGGCGGACCTCCCGGCCACCCGCGCGGCGACGCTCGTCCACCGCGGCGCGATCGACGGGGTGCTGCCGAGCTGGCAGGCGGTGGTGCGGTGGATCGCCGACCACGGTTTCACTTCGGCGGGGGCGCAGCGGGAGCTGTACCTGGACTGCCCGGCGGATCCGGCGGGCTGGGTGACGGAGCTGCAGGAGCCGGTCGGCTAGGCCGGGTGGTGGGCGTGGTCGCCTGCCGGGATCTCGCGGTCCACGTGCTCCGCGTGGTGCAGTGCCTGGGCCAGCAGGCCGCGGACGTGGTTGTCCGCCGCCGAATAGTAAACGAACGTGCCCTCTCGGCGGCCCTTCACCAGACCCGCCAGGCGCAGCTTCGCCAGGTGCTGGCTGACCGCCGTCGGGGCCGCGCCCGCCAGTTCGGCCAGGCAGGCCACCGAGGACTCGCCCTGCAGCAGGGCCCACAGCACCTTGATGCGGGTCGGGTCGGCGAGCAGGCGGAACGACTCCGCGGCCAGGTGGACCTGCTCTTCGGTGGGCATGTCGAACTCCGGCAGCGACGCGTGCATGGCGCTTACCCTACTACTTGCGTATCTGCGTGCTTACGCAGATAGACTCAGACCATGACCGGACATGGCCACGGCCACCGCCATTCGCGGTGGCGCCCGCACAGCCACGACAGCACCGACCGCCTCGACCACGCTCTCGAGACGAGCCGGCGCGGGGTGCGCACGCTCGTGTGGTCCTTCGTCGCGCTGTTCGTCACCGCCGTCGCGCAGCTCGGGCTCGTGCTGGTCACCGGGTCGGTGGCGCTGCTCGGCGACACCATCCACAACTTCGCCGACGCGCTGACCGCCGTGCCGCTCGGCATCGCGTTCCTGCTCGGGCGCCGGGCCGCGACCCGGCGCTACACCTACGGCCTCGGGCGGGCCGAGGACCTGGCCGGCGTAGTGGTCGTGCTGGTCGTCGCCGCTTCCGCGGCCATCGCCGGGTACGAATCCGTCGTGCGGCTGCTGCACCCCGCGCCGGTCGCGCACCCGTGGGTGGTCGCCGCGGCCGGGGTGGTCGGGTTCGCCGGCAACGAGCTCGTCGCGCGCTACCGGATCAAGGTCGGGCGCGAGATCGGGTCCGCCGCACTGGTCGCCGACGGGCTGCACGCGCGCACGGACGGCTTCACCTCGCTCGCGGTCGTCGCGGGCGCGGCCGGCGTCGCGCTCGGGGTCCCGATCGCGGACCCGATCGTCGGGCTCGGGATCACCGTCGCGATCCTGTTCGTCCTGCGCGACGCGGCGAAGGAGGTGTTCCGGCGGCTGCTCGACGCCGTCGACCCGGCGTCGGTCGAGCTGGCCGAACGCACCGCTCTCGACGTCGAGGGCGTGCTCGGCGCCCGGGACCTGCGGATGCGGTGGATCGGCCACCACCTGCGCGCCGAACTGGCGGTGACGGTGGCGGCGGACCTGACCGTCGAGGCCGCCCACGCGCTCGCGCACCGGGTGGAACACCGGCTGGTGCACACGATCCCGCGGCTGACCGCGGTGGTCGTCCACACCGAACCGAGCGCGGGAGCGGACCGGGCGCACGAGGCCGTCGCCCACTAGGCGACGGGCTGCTCCGCCGGTTCGGGCTTCGGGCTGAGTACCCCGGCGAACAACGCCGCCAGCACGCACAGGATCACCGGCAGCGCGAACGTCACGTTCAGCGGCAGCCAATGGGTCAAGCCGCCGATCACCGCCGGGCCGGCCAGGAGGCCGACGTAGCCGAGGCCGACCACCCGGGCCATCAGCGCGCCGGACGCGCGGGTGTCGAGGTTGCCCGCCGCCGTGAACAGCTGCGGGACGCCGCCCGAGAGGCCGAGGCCGAACAGCGCCCAGCCGACCAGGGACACCGGCACCCACGGGGCCGCCGCGGCGATCGTCAGGCCCACCGCGGCGAGCGCGGCGCCGTAGCGGACGATCGCCGCCGGGCCCGCCCAGGCCGCGACGCGGTCGGTGAGGAACCGGCCGGTCGTCATCGCCACCGCGAAGGCGCCGTACGCGAACGCCGCCGTCGAGGCCGACGTGCCGAGCACCTTTTCCATGTGCAGCGCGGCCCAGTCGTTCGCCACGCCCTCGGACAGCATCAGCGCGAGCGCCAGCAGGCCGAGCAGCCAGACCACGCGGCCCGGGGTGCGGCGGCGGGCCGGCGCGGCTTCCGGCTCCGCCGAAACGGCGGCGGGCGCGTCGGACGGCTCCATCAGGAACCGCGCGGACACCAGGGAAAGCACGACGCACAGCAGGCCGGTGCCGGTGAGCGTGACGCCGGTGGGCACGCCCGCGCCGAGCGTCGCGGCGCCGATGACCGCGGCGATCGCGCCGCCGATCGACCACATCGCGTGGAAGGCCGCCATGATCGGACGCGGGTAGGCGCGCTCGACCACGACCGCGTGCGCGTTCATCCCGACGTCGATGGCGCCGTTGCCGAACCCGAACAGCGCGAGGCCGAGACCGAGCGTCCACCAGGAGTCCGCGAACCCGGGCGCGCAGAGCGCGAGGCCGAGGAACACCCCCGCGGCCGGCACGAGCCGCCGGTGGCCGAGCTTGTCGACGAGCGGGCCGGCCACCTGCATGCCGGCGAAGGCGGCGCCCCCGAGCACCAGCAGCAGCGCGCCCAGGGTGCTGTGCGAGATGCCGGTCGCGCGCTCGACGTTCGGGATGTGCACCACCCACATGCCCATCCCGAACCCGTTGACGCCGAAGAACATGAAGGTCGCGAACCGGGCGGCACGCGGGCGGGGCGGGGCGGTCGTCATCGGCTCTCCGTGGTGGTGGGGACGGCGACGTGCACCAGCACGCCGCGTTCGGTCAGCGCCGCGCGCTGGTCTTCGGGGGCGCCCGGGTCGGTGATCACGACGTCCGGGCGCTCGGCGGGGCAGACGTGGGCGAGGGCGGCGCGGCCCCACTTGGCGCCGTCGGCGAGCACGATCGCCCGCGCCGACACCGCCAGTGCCTGCCGCTTGACTTCCGCGTCGGCGAGGTCGAAGGCCGTCAGCCCCTCGTCGAGGCCGAACGCGCAGGGGCTCAGCACCGCCACGTCGAACCGCAGCGCCCGCAGCGAAGCCAGCGTCAGCGGGCCGACCAGCGCCTGCTCCCCCGGCCGCGGTTCGCCGCCGGGCAGCAGCAGACGGACGTCGGGCGCGTCGGCCAGTTCGCGAGCCGCGTGCAGGGACAGCGGCATCACCGTCACCGGCCGGTCGCGCAGCAGGCGCGCCAGTTCCAGCGCCGTCGTGCCGCTGTCGAGGACGACCGTCTCGCCGTCGCGGATCAGCTCCGCCGCCGCGGCCGCGATGGCCCGCTTCGCCGCGACGGCCGCCGTGGCGCGGGCCGCGAACGGCGGCTCGACGCCGGACGGCGACGCCGGGACCGCGCCGCCGTGCACCCGGCGCAGCACGCCGCGCGAAGCCAAGTTGTCCAGGTCACGGCGCACGGTCATTTCCGACGCGCCGGTCGCCGCGGCCAGCTCGGCGACACCCACCTGGTCGGCGTCGCGCAGCCGCGCCACGATCACCTGCTGCCGTTCCGCGCTCTTCACCCCGCGATGGTCGCAACCCCTGCGCATTCGCACAACCGATTTGTTCGGACGCTCACGTCTTTTGTGCGAAAGAGCGCTGCGGCATGATGGTGCCGTGCACGCCGCCGAGACCACCGTGACCCCGTGACCGGGGGCTACCTGAAGGGCCGGATCCGCCGCGAGGACATCATCACGGCGGCCGCCGCGGCGTACGGCGAACTCGGCTACCACGGCTCGTCCCTGCGCGAGATCGCCAAGCGCGTCGGCATCTCGCACGCCGGCCTCCTCTACCACTTCCCCACCAAGGAAGCCCTGCTCGCCGCCGTGCTCGAACGCCGGGACGCCGACGACTCCGAGCGCGAGCAGCTGCAGGTGCCGGCCGGGCTCGAAGTCCTGCGCCACTTCGTCGCCCTCGCCGAGCACAACGTCCGCCACCCCGGGATCGTCGACCTCTACTCCCGGCTGGCGGCCGAAGCGGTCGCGCCGGACCACCCCGCGCACGACTACTTCCAGCGCCACTACCGGGCCGCCCGCGCCAGCGTGCACGAGTCGTTCGAGGTCCTCGCGGCGCGCGGCCAGCTGCGGGCGGGCGCCGAACCCGCGCTGGCCGCGCTGACGTTCATCGCGCTGATGGACGGCCTCCAGGTGCAGTGGCTGACCGTGCCCGGCGACGTGGACCTGGTCGGCTCGCTGCGCTTCTACCTGCGGAACCTGCTCACCGTCCCGTTCTAGAGGGTCTTCGCGTACGGGTCCCAGCCCGGTGGCAGTGCCGGCGGGACCTCGACCGTGCTCGCGACTTCGACGGTCTGCCCGCGCGTCAAGGACTCCTCGATCGACAGCATCGCGTCGAGCACGTGGTAGGCCAGCTCGCCGGACGCGCGTTCGGGGACGCCGGCCCGGATCGCCCGTGCCAGCTCCAGCGCCCCGGTCCCGCGTGACGCCGGGTGCCCGGACGGCGCGAGCTCTTCGGGTTCGTCGTGCCCGATCAGGTGCAGCACGGTCGAGCCGTCGAACCGGTTGGGGTCGGGCAGGACGGCGGTGCCGAGCGTGCCGGTCAGCTCGACCACCCCGGCCCGCTTGAGCGCCGAGTCGAAGCTCAGCACCAGCTGGGCGGACCCGCGCTCGAACTCGACGAGCGCGGTGACCGTCGTCGGCACCAGCACCGGGAACTCCGTCCCCGCGCGCGGCCCGGACCCGACGACGCGGGTGTCGCGCGCCCGCCCGCCGGCGCCGGTGACGCGCCGGACCGGGCCGAGCAGGTGCACCAGCGCCGTCAGGTAGTACGGGCCCATGTCGAGCAGCGGCCCGCCGCCCGGCTGGTAGTAGAACTCCGGTGCCGGGTGCCACAGTTCCGGGCCCGCCACCTGGAACAGCGCCAGCGCGGTCAGGGGACGGCCGATGCGGCCGCCGTCGAGGGCCTGGCGCGCGGTCTGCAGCCCGGCGCCGAGCACGGTGTCGGGCGCGCTGGCGACGCGCAGGTTCTTCTCCCGTGCGCGATCGAGGAGCTTGCGGCCGGTCTGCCGGTCCAGCGCGAGGGGTTTCTCCGCCCAGACGTGCTTGCCCGCTTCGAGGGCGGCCAGCCCGACCTCGACGTGCGCGACCGGGACGGTCAGGTTGACCACGAGCTCGACGTCCGGGTCGTCGAGCAGCTCCGCGACCGTGCCCGACCGGGGCACGCCGTACTCGGCCGCGCGGGCCGCCGCGCGCTCGGTGTCGAGGTCGGCGATCCGCAGCACGCGGACGTCCGGGAAGCTCGTGAGGTTTTCGAGGTAGGTGCCGCTGATGACGCCGGCGCCGACGAACCCGACGCCGACCGGCCCGCCGGTCACCGGCCGGCCAGGAACGCGTGGCTGGCGGCGACGGCCTCGAAGAGGTCGCCGTCGTAGGCGTCGAACTCGATCACGCGCAGGGCGTCCGGCGCGGCGGCCAGCACCTCGGCGATCGGCACCCGGCCCTGGCCGGCGGGGACCTGGCCGGTGGCGTCGGTGGCGAGGCCGCCGTCCTTGACGTGGATCGCGCGGACCCGGTCGCCGAGGCGTCGCAGCAGGGCCGGGGCGTCCTCGCCGCCCGCGGTGGCCCAGTAGGTGTCGACCTCCAGCGCGACGGCCGGGTCGAGCTGGTCGGCGAGGACTTCGAACGCGCTGCGGCCGCCGATCCGGGACTCCAGCTCCCACCAGTGGTTGTGGTAGCCGACGCGGACGCCGTGCTCGGCCGCGAGCTTGGCGGCGGCGTTGAGCGCCTCCGCCGTCGCGGCGATGTCGGCCGGGTCCTGCCACTGCTCGGGCTTGACCAGCGGGTCGATCACCAGGCCGATGCCCAGCTCGGCGGCCGCGGCGAAGACGGCCGCCTGGTCGGCGCCGAGCAGGCGGGCGTGCGCGGTCGGCGCGGTCAGGCCGTTGGCGGGCAGCCCGGCCCGCAGCGCGTCGGCGTTTTCGACGACCCCGTAGGGCTCCACCTGCGTGAAGCCGATCGCGGCGAGCCGCCGCAGGGTGTCGGCGGGATCGGCCGCGAAGGCGTCGCGGACCGAGTAAAGCTGCACGGAAAGGTCGCTCATCCCCAGCTCCTGAAGTCGCGGTGGGCTCTGCTCAATTTCTACCACCTGGTCAGAATTGACACCAGAAAATCGGCACCCGGTCCACCGGACGGCGGCACGGCGTGCCGGACGTCACCACAGTCCTTGTTTTGGCAAGCCGCCGTTGGGGCAGTAACGCCGGTGAGCGGGCGGAACGAACCGACGCGGGAGGTACCGGCAGTGGACAGGGCAGGGGACGAAGTGGACACGGGGGCGATCGGCCACCCGGGGTCCCGTCGCGACCTGACGGAACTGTCCGAGGCCGCGCTCGACCTCGACCGCCGGATCGACCAGCACCTCGAACGGCTGCGCCGGGAACGCACCGAGCGCGCCCGCGACGACATCCCGGACCAGCGGCTACGCCCGAGCGGCTGACCTCGGCTTCACTGCCCGGACGCGACCTACTACGCTGGGTGGCGCACAGCCACCGGCCGAAGTCCTGCGAGGTCGCCATGTCCGAAACCCTGTCGCCGAGCCAGAAGCCGGTGGGAGTCGATCCCGACCGGCCGAGCATCGCGCGGATCTACGACGGGTTCCTCGGCGGCAACAACTACTACGAGGTCGACCGCGTGGTCATGGAGAAGATCCGCACGGCGGTCCCCGAAGCGGTCGACATCGCCCGCGGCAACCGCGGGTTCCACAACCGCGCGCTGCGGATGCTGGCGAACCAGACCGGGATCCGGCAGTTCCTCGACTGCGGCTCCGGCCTGCCGACAGCGGAGAACACGCACCAGATCGTCCAGCGCATCGACAAGGACCACACGGTCGTCTACGTCGACAACGACCCGGTGGTCCTCGCGCACGGCCGCGCGCTGCTCGTCGAGAACGACTTCACGCACATGGTCGACGCGGACATCTTCAAGCCGGAAGCGGTGCTCGCGAACGAGGACGTGCTGCGGTACATCGACTTCTCCGAGCCGGTCGCGCTGCTGCACGTCGGCACGATGCACCACTTCGAGGGCGACGGCGCCGTCGACGTCATGCGCGAGTACATCGACGCGCTCGCCCCGGGTTCGTTCGTCGTGCTGTCGCACTTCTTCGACCCCGAGGTGCCGGAGCTGACCGAGATCGCCAAGCGCATCGAGCAGATCCTGGTCCAGGGCCCGCTCGGCGCCGGCCGGTTCCGCACCCGCGCCGAGATCGAAGCCATGCTGCCGGGGCTCGAGTTCGTCCAGCCCAACGCGACTTCGGAGCCGGGGCTGGCCGTGTGCGACCAGTGGTGGCCGGACGGCCCCCGCCTCACGCCGCTGTCCGGTTCGGCGCAGTGCGTGGCCGGGATCGTCGGCGTCAAGCGCTAACGCAGCCGCCACCGGTGATCGGCGGTCCCGGTGTCGCCGAACTGCACCACCTGCGCACTGTCCGCAGTGGACATCCGGTCCACGCCGAGCACCTTGCCCGAGTTGCGGTTCACGATCCGGAACCAGCCGCTGCCGTCGTCGCGCAGGCGCCACTCGTGGTCGGGTGAGCCGTTGTCGGTGAACTGGACGACGATCGCGCTGTCCGCGGTGGACATCCGGTCGACCCCCAGCACCTTGCCCGAGTTGACGTTGCGGATCAGGTACCAGCCGGCCGCCGTGGGTTCGAACGTCCACAGGTGATCCGCGGTGCCGTTGTCGGCGAACTGCACCACCCGCGCACTGTCCGCAGTGGACATCTGATCGACGCCGAGCACCTTGCCCGAATTGCGGTTCTCGATCCGCACCCGCCCGTCGGGCACCAGCCGCCACAGGTGATCGGCCGTCCCGGAGTCGGCGAACTGCACCACCTGCGCGCTGTCCGCGGTCGACATGCCCGCGACGCCGAGCACCTTGCCGGAGTTGCGGTTCTTCAGGCGCCACCAGCCGTCGCCGTTGTCCACCAGCTGCCAGAGGTGGTCCGCGGTGCCGTTGTCGGCGAACTGCACGACGATCGCGCTGTCCGCGGTGGACATCCGGTCCACGCCCAGCACCTTGCCCGAGTGGTGGTTGCGGATGCGGTACCAGCCGTCGCCGTTCGCCACCAGGTGCCAGACGTGGTCGTCGGTGCCGTTGTCGGCGAACTGCACCACCCGCGCACTGTCCGCAGTGGACATCTGATCGACGCCGAGCACCTTGCCGGAGTTGCGGTTCACGATCCGGATCCCCGCTCCCCCGCCGCCGGCCACCCACGGGGTCCCGTCCGGCGTGGCGGTCGGGAACGCCGTGATCCGCAGCCGCGCCGCGCCCATCGGGATCAGCGTGACCGTCTCCACCGGGGCCGCGCTGCGAGCCGGTGACGCCTGCAGCGGCGTGACGACGTCCTGGTCGTCCGCGGTCCACTCGGCGATCTTCCGCGCGGACGCGGTGATCTTGACCGGTGCCGTGTCCGGCGTGAACGGGTTCGACGGCAGCGTCCCGCCGGTCGCGGCGAACGTCAGCGCCGCGTCCGGGGCCAGCCCGTAGTTCCACGGCGTCGTCGCGTGCACCGCGTATTCGGGGAACTGCGCGGTGCCGCCCAGCCGCTCGTAGCTTTCGCCGATCTTCAGCGAGTACGTCAGCGGGCCGTGGTCGACGGACACCGAACCGTGGTTCGCCTGCCACGTCCGCAGGGTCGTGCGCTGCGGCAGCGTGAGCGTGACGACGTCACCGTCCGCCCAGGTGCGGTCGACCTTGGCGAACGCCGGCCCGGCCGGGGCCGTGACCGCCGCGCCCGCGACCGTGAGCCGCGGCGCCGCGCACCAGGCCGGGATCCGGAAGTAGAGCGGGAACGCCAGCCGCTTCGGCGTCCGGACCGTGAAGGTGACCTGCTCGGAGAACGGGTAGGTGGTGTCTTCGGTGATCGTCACGGCGGTGCCGTCGCCGACCTTCGCGGTGACGCTGCTGGCCGAGAACATCGCCGCGGCCAGCCCGTTGTCCGGGGTGGCGAGCCAGAGTTCTTCGGTGAAGTACGGCCAGCCCATGCCGTAGTTGTGCGGGCAGCAGCGGTACTGGTCGACACCCGGCAGGTAGGCCTGCATCGCGAAGCCGTTCTGGAACTGGCCTTCGCTCTTGGGCACGTTGTCGAGGTCGACGCTGTTCGCGCTGGTGATGTAGTGCACCGCGCGCCCGTCCGGGTCGAGCGACGCGGGCAGCGAGTTGAAGGCCAGGTCCTCGCAGCGGTCGGCCCACACGGGGTCGCCGGTCAGCCGGGTGAGCAGCTGGTGGCTCGCCATGAACTCGACGATCCCGCAGGTCTCGAAGCCCTGCCGCGGGTCGCCGAAGCCGGGCCGGGCGTTCTCGTCGCCGGCGAAGCCGCCACCCGGAAACTGGCCGTAGGTGGCCATCACGGTGTCGTAGCCGGCGTAGGTGGCCTGGGTCAGGCTCGCGTTGCCGGACCGCAGCGCGTACTGGGCGGGTTCGCGGAAGCCCTGGGCGATGTTGACGTTGTGCAGGCTCGGAAGGTTGTCGACCCAGCTCGCGCCGAAGCTGTGGATCTTGTCGGCGAGGTCGAGCAGGAAGGTGTCGCCGGTGCGGTTGAACAGCCAGAACACGCTGTCCAGGCCGTCGCCCCAGCGGACGGACACCCAGCTGGAGTCGAACGCGCTCTTGCCCTGGGCGTTCATGTAGCGGAGGAAGCGGGTGAGGAAGGGGACGATCCGCGGGTCGCCGGTGTACTCCTGCCAGGACCGCAGCGCCTGCAGCAACGGCAGGTACGGCCAGAAGTCGGGGCCGTTGTTGAGCGCGGTGCGCAACGCCGTGGGGCCGAAGAAGCCGTCGGACTGCTGCGTGGCGAGGATGGCGTCGATCCACTGGCCGGCGGTGGCCTTCGCGGTGGCGTCCCCGGTGACGGCCGCGAGGTCGACGTAGCCGCGCAGCCAGTAGGGCACCTCCTCCCAGCCGCCGCGCTCCGGGTGAACCCAGCCGCTGGTCGTGAAATCGAGGAAGTGCGAGGTCTCGGCGTAGTGCCCGCAGAGGCCGTCGAGCTGGAGCCGCAGCTGCCCGGCGAGCCAGCCGCGGGCGGTGACCGCGCCGGGCGGCAGCTTGAGGAAGGCGGTGGGCTGCAGGGGCGCCGCGTTGGGCGCGTAGAGGCCGCCCCGCGCGGGTGCCACCGTCCGGACGCGGAGCGCGGCGGCGGCGTTCGGCGGGTTCACCCCGGTCAGCAGGGTCGCGGCGACGGCTCCGGTGACGAACTGCCTGCGGCTCAGCGACACGGGTACCAGCCTCCGCTCGTCGTTACAACGTTGTAAAAACAGTCTTACCCGGTTGATACAACGTTGTAAATCCGCCGAACGTCGGTGCCGAGGCTCAGGCGATGGTGCGGATGCGGCGGATCGCGAAACAGACCAGTGCCGCCGTCAGCAGCACGAAAATGCCGGTTTCGATGGCCTGGAACGTCCAGAACCGGTCGCCCGGCTGGAATTCCAGCCAGTTGGTCGTGCCCGGTTCGGCCGCGCACTGCCCGGGCGGGCACGGGCCGAGCTGGGCCTTCGGGAGCACCACCTGCCCGTCGACGCGGACGTTCTGCGTCAGGATCCAGTCGCCCGACGCCGGGTTCGGGGTCTGCGTGCCGGTCGGGGAGAACGTCCGCACCTGAGCAGGCAGGTAGCCGGGCCGGGCGAGGACCTCGACCGCGATCCGGACGACCGCGTACCCGGCCAGCGCGAGCGCCATCGCCGGCACCACGCGCCGCCAGTACGTCCCCGCGAAGATTCCCAGTGCCAGCGCGAAAAGCGTGTACGCGACCGGCACGATCCCCTGGACGTCGAACGCGAGGAACGCGAGCCGGCCGGTGCTCGCGGTGACCAGCGGCTCGAACCACCACGACACACCCAGCGCGTACCCGGTCGCCAAAACCGCCGTGATCGCGCCGGTCATGCCGAAGGTGGTGAGCGCCCACCGCACCCGGCTCACGCCCTGTGTCCACACCAGACGGTGGGTGCCCTGCTCGACCTCGCGGGCCACCAGCGGCGCGCCGAAGAACACGCCGACCAGCGCGGGCAGGACCACGAAGAGGACGGCGACGAACTGCAGGTTCCCGAACTCCCGCTGGAACTGGTGGCCGAGGCTTTCGCACCGCGCCACCGCTTCGGTCTGCGTGATCATCGACGCGGTCCCGAGCGCCTCGCGGCACGTCCCGAGGCCGAAGTCGCCGAACTTCGCGCGCATCGCCAGCCCGGTCGGCACCATGACCGCCGCGAGCAGGCCGAGCACGGCGACCGCGAACAACGCGGGCTTGCGGTGGCGGCGCCAGGTCAGCCAGATCACGCGGGCACCTCCGCCGCGCCGAGGTGCCCGAGCACCAGGTCTTCCAGTCCCACTTCGTGTTCTGTCCACAGTGGATCGATCGGGCCGGTGCGGCGCACCAGCAGCGTCACCTGGCGTTCGGTGTGGTGGGCGCGCACGACCTGCGCGACGCCCGCGATCTCGTCGCTGCCCGCCCGCGGGCCGACGACCGTGCGGTGCGCGTCGAGCAGGTCGTCGACCGGACCGGCCAGCCGGACGCGGGCGTCCTGGAGGACGACCAGGTGATCGCAGGTGCGTTCGAGGTCGGTCAGCAGGTGCGACGAGAGCAGCACGGTGGTCCCGTGCTCGGCCACCGCGCCCATGAGCGTCCGCAGGAACTCGCGGCGGGCCAGCGGGTCCAGGCTCGCGATGGGCTCGTCGAGCAGCAGGAGCCGCGGCCGTTTGGCCAGTGCGAGCGCCAGCGCGACCTGCGCGCGCTGCCCGCCAGAGAGCTTGCCTGCGGGGCGGTCCAGCGGCACGCTGCCGAGCCGCTCCCGCGCCGCCGCGGCGTCCCAGCGGCGGTTCAGCTTGCCGCCCATGGTGATCAGCTCGGCCGCGGTGAAGTCCCGGTAGAGCGGGGTGTCCTGGGCGACGAAGCCGATTTCCGCGAGCGCGGCGGCGGGCGGCTGCCCGAACACGCGCACCTCGCCCGAATCCGGCCGCAGCAGCCCGGCGGCCAGGTGCAGGAGGGTGGTCTTGCCCGCACCGTTCGGCCCGACGAGCGCGACGATCCGCCCGGCCGGCACGGCCAGGTCGCAGTCGCGCAGGGCCCAGGTGCGGCGGTACCGCTTGCCCAGCCCGCGGGTTTCGACCGCCAGCTCCATCTCCGGCTCCCCTAGTTTCGCGCGTCCAGTGTTCATCGCCGGCCAGAAATGCGCCCCAATGTGGCATTGGGTGCGTCCAGCGCACCCAATGTGGCGTTCGGTGCGTCTGACGCACCCAACGCCACATTGGGGCGCTTGCCCCGCACGGCAACCGGCGTGGCGCGCACCGTCGTCGCGATCACCAGTTCATCCCCCGCTACCCGCGCGGTACCGCTGTTCCGCGCATGGTCGTCTCGATCAGCGCCGCGATGTCGTCCGGCGTCATGCCCGCCGCGTCGGCGCGCTCGAGCCAGGCCAGCAGCTCGTCGCGCAGGTTCGCCTGGGCGCCCAGCGACGGGCCGGCCAGGTCGCCGGTGACGAACGTGCCCACCCCCGGCCGTCCTTCGGCCAGGCCCTCCAGGACCAGCTCGCGGTAGGCCTTGAGCACCGTGTTCGGGTTGATCGCCAGCTCCTGCGCGACCTCGCGGACCTTCGGCAGCTGGTCGCCGGGGCGCAGCAGGCCGACCCGCAGCGCCTGCTTCACCTGCACGACGAGTTGCATGTACGTGGCGACCCGGGAACGGCCGTCCAGGACGAACTCGATCACCGGGACCTCCTACTGTCCTACACCAGTAAGACAACACCGGGAAGCGCGGCGCTGTCAAGGTGGTGCCCGCGGGCATAGGGTCTCGATCGGAAGGCACACCGGCACCGGGAGGCAGGCATGGCGTTGTTGGACGCGCTGAGCAAGGCGATCACCTCGGGGGCGGTCGAGATCGTCGACCTGACCGCGCCCCTGAGCTCGAGCACGCCGATCCTGCGGCTGCCGGAGCCGTTCGCCAACACCATCCCGTTCCGGCTCGAGGAGATCAGCCGCTACGACGAGCGCGGGCCGCGCTGGTACTGGAACGACATCCACACCGGCGAGCACACCGGCACCCACCTCGACGCGCCCGTGCACTGGGTGTCCGGAAAGGACGGTCACGACGTCTCGCGGGTGCCGCTGAAGACGCTCGTCGCGCCCGCGGTCGTCCTCGACTTCTCCGCGCGGGCGGCCCAGGACCCGGACTTCCTGCTCTCGATCGACGACGTCCGCGCCTGGACGGCCGAGCACGGCC harbors:
- a CDS encoding cyclase family protein, whose protein sequence is MALLDALSKAITSGAVEIVDLTAPLSSSTPILRLPEPFANTIPFRLEEISRYDERGPRWYWNDIHTGEHTGTHLDAPVHWVSGKDGHDVSRVPLKTLVAPAVVLDFSARAAQDPDFLLSIDDVRAWTAEHGPLPDGGWLLYRTGWDARSDDQERFLNADESGAHSPGVSPECARWLAEETPITGLGVETVGTDAGQAPALEPMFPCHELLLGAGKHGLTQLQNLAALPPTGTVLVVSPLPIVGGSGSPARVLALVER